The following coding sequences are from one Oncorhynchus nerka isolate Pitt River linkage group LG6, Oner_Uvic_2.0, whole genome shotgun sequence window:
- the LOC115130892 gene encoding cytokine-dependent hematopoietic cell linker isoform X2, whose translation MTKQRYGRYSNMEEDEYHVPDNHEEEFLVHILPARASESDRDYADRDISRSSYAQSISSTSCGSPIIPPRHPKRGLPCTSPGNTGPSVNRQLKPRKPRRTQLDDRAQVMEPTEQNMLLPPRSPPSLPKDLMNKLSGLNLQRPCRREQRRQENVECNTPSNSNCLRREQTIQRHSLDLESQLNTDIRLQQRHHIPEESSVKRQQHHEWPQTKDDVEQHDFVPKERPCQTYNEQDWYIGACDRAEAEHALHLVNKNGAFLVRNCSRNTKSEPFVLAVFHDKRVFNVKIRFIDSTSKYVLGTGQSANDVSRQMFDSVADIVRFHSIFPVVLINGRNQLANRYQGNCVLTYPITKEVVNQLLE comes from the exons ATGACCAAACAGAGATATGGTCGCTATAGCAACATGGAGGAGGATGAGTATCATGTCCCTGATAACCATGAAGAAGAGTTCTTGGTGCACATCCTTCCTGCCAGAGCCTCCGAGTCAGACAGAGACTATGCAG ATAGGGACATTTCCAGATCCTCCTATGCTCAGAGTATCAGCTCCACTTCATGT GGCAGCCCTATCATACCCCCACGGCATCCCAAAAGAGGCCTCCCTTGTACTTCTCCAG GAAATACCGGACCTTCTGTCAACCGCCAACTGAAGCCCAGAAAACCAAGGAGGACCCAGTTAG ATGACAGAGCACAAGTCATGGAGCCTACAGAACAG AACATGCTACTCCCACCAAG GTCCCCACCATCCTTACCTAAGGACCTAATGAACAAGCTGTCTGGGCTGAACCTCCAGAGGCCCTGCAGGAGAGA acagagaagacaaGAAAAT GTGGAATGCAATACACCCTCAAATA GTAATTGTTTAAGGAGAGAGCAAACTATCCAAAGACATTCACTGGACCTTGAATCTCAACTCAACACAGACATAAG GTTACAACAAAGGCACCATATCCCAG AAGAGTCCTCAGTGAAGcgccaacaacaccatgagtggCCTCAAACCAAAGATGACGTGGAGCAGCATGACTTTGTCCCCAAGGAAAGACCGTGTCAG ACATACAATGAACAAGACTGGTACATAGGAGCTTGTGATCGAGCAGAGGCTGAACATGCCTTACACCTGGTGAATAAG AATGGGGCATTTTTGGTGCGGAATTGCTCAAGGAACACGAAGAGCGAACCCTTTGTCTTAGCAGTGTTTCATGACAAGAGAGTTTTCAACGTTAAAATTCGGTTCATTGATAGCACCTCCAAGTATGTCCTTGGGACTGGGCAAAGTGCCAATGATGTGAGTAGACAA ATGTTTGATTCTGTGGCAGACATCGTCAGATTTCACTCCATATTCCCTGTCGTCCTGATCAATGGGAGGAACCAATTAGCTAACAGATATCAGGGGAACTGTGTGTTGACATACCCAATCACAAAAGAGGTTGTCAACCAACTGTTGGAATGA
- the LOC115130892 gene encoding B-cell linker protein isoform X1, with product MTKQRYGRYSNMEEDEYHVPDNHEEEFLVHILPARASESDRDYADRDISRSSYAQSISSTSCGSPIIPPRHPKRGLPCTSPGNTGPSVNRQLKPRKPRRTQLDDRAQVMEPTEQNMLLPPRSPPSLPKDLMNKLSGLNLQRPCRRDRQRRQENVECNTPSNSNCLRREQTIQRHSLDLESQLNTDIRLQQRHHIPEESSVKRQQHHEWPQTKDDVEQHDFVPKERPCQTYNEQDWYIGACDRAEAEHALHLVNKNGAFLVRNCSRNTKSEPFVLAVFHDKRVFNVKIRFIDSTSKYVLGTGQSANDVSRQMFDSVADIVRFHSIFPVVLINGRNQLANRYQGNCVLTYPITKEVVNQLLE from the exons ATGACCAAACAGAGATATGGTCGCTATAGCAACATGGAGGAGGATGAGTATCATGTCCCTGATAACCATGAAGAAGAGTTCTTGGTGCACATCCTTCCTGCCAGAGCCTCCGAGTCAGACAGAGACTATGCAG ATAGGGACATTTCCAGATCCTCCTATGCTCAGAGTATCAGCTCCACTTCATGT GGCAGCCCTATCATACCCCCACGGCATCCCAAAAGAGGCCTCCCTTGTACTTCTCCAG GAAATACCGGACCTTCTGTCAACCGCCAACTGAAGCCCAGAAAACCAAGGAGGACCCAGTTAG ATGACAGAGCACAAGTCATGGAGCCTACAGAACAG AACATGCTACTCCCACCAAG GTCCCCACCATCCTTACCTAAGGACCTAATGAACAAGCTGTCTGGGCTGAACCTCCAGAGGCCCTGCAGGAGAGA cagacagagaagacaaGAAAAT GTGGAATGCAATACACCCTCAAATA GTAATTGTTTAAGGAGAGAGCAAACTATCCAAAGACATTCACTGGACCTTGAATCTCAACTCAACACAGACATAAG GTTACAACAAAGGCACCATATCCCAG AAGAGTCCTCAGTGAAGcgccaacaacaccatgagtggCCTCAAACCAAAGATGACGTGGAGCAGCATGACTTTGTCCCCAAGGAAAGACCGTGTCAG ACATACAATGAACAAGACTGGTACATAGGAGCTTGTGATCGAGCAGAGGCTGAACATGCCTTACACCTGGTGAATAAG AATGGGGCATTTTTGGTGCGGAATTGCTCAAGGAACACGAAGAGCGAACCCTTTGTCTTAGCAGTGTTTCATGACAAGAGAGTTTTCAACGTTAAAATTCGGTTCATTGATAGCACCTCCAAGTATGTCCTTGGGACTGGGCAAAGTGCCAATGATGTGAGTAGACAA ATGTTTGATTCTGTGGCAGACATCGTCAGATTTCACTCCATATTCCCTGTCGTCCTGATCAATGGGAGGAACCAATTAGCTAACAGATATCAGGGGAACTGTGTGTTGACATACCCAATCACAAAAGAGGTTGTCAACCAACTGTTGGAATGA
- the LOC115130892 gene encoding uncharacterized protein LOC115130892 isoform X4, whose product MTKQRYGRYSNMEEDEYHVPDNHEEEFLVHILPARASESDRDYADRDISRSSYAQSISSTSCGSPIIPPRHPKRGLPCTSPGNTGPSVNRQLKPRKPRRTQLDDRAQVMEPTEQNMLLPPRSPPSLPKDLMNKLSGLNLQRPCRRDRQRRQENVECNTPSNSNCLRREQTIQRHSLDLESQLNTDIRLQQRHHIPEESSVKRQQHHEWPQTKDDVEQHDFVPKERPCQTYNEQDWYIGACDRAEAEHALHLVNKMFDSVADIVRFHSIFPVVLINGRNQLANRYQGNCVLTYPITKEVVNQLLE is encoded by the exons ATGACCAAACAGAGATATGGTCGCTATAGCAACATGGAGGAGGATGAGTATCATGTCCCTGATAACCATGAAGAAGAGTTCTTGGTGCACATCCTTCCTGCCAGAGCCTCCGAGTCAGACAGAGACTATGCAG ATAGGGACATTTCCAGATCCTCCTATGCTCAGAGTATCAGCTCCACTTCATGT GGCAGCCCTATCATACCCCCACGGCATCCCAAAAGAGGCCTCCCTTGTACTTCTCCAG GAAATACCGGACCTTCTGTCAACCGCCAACTGAAGCCCAGAAAACCAAGGAGGACCCAGTTAG ATGACAGAGCACAAGTCATGGAGCCTACAGAACAG AACATGCTACTCCCACCAAG GTCCCCACCATCCTTACCTAAGGACCTAATGAACAAGCTGTCTGGGCTGAACCTCCAGAGGCCCTGCAGGAGAGA cagacagagaagacaaGAAAAT GTGGAATGCAATACACCCTCAAATA GTAATTGTTTAAGGAGAGAGCAAACTATCCAAAGACATTCACTGGACCTTGAATCTCAACTCAACACAGACATAAG GTTACAACAAAGGCACCATATCCCAG AAGAGTCCTCAGTGAAGcgccaacaacaccatgagtggCCTCAAACCAAAGATGACGTGGAGCAGCATGACTTTGTCCCCAAGGAAAGACCGTGTCAG ACATACAATGAACAAGACTGGTACATAGGAGCTTGTGATCGAGCAGAGGCTGAACATGCCTTACACCTGGTGAATAAG ATGTTTGATTCTGTGGCAGACATCGTCAGATTTCACTCCATATTCCCTGTCGTCCTGATCAATGGGAGGAACCAATTAGCTAACAGATATCAGGGGAACTGTGTGTTGACATACCCAATCACAAAAGAGGTTGTCAACCAACTGTTGGAATGA
- the LOC115130892 gene encoding B-cell linker protein isoform X3, producing MTKQRYGRYSNMEEDEYHVPDNHEEEFLVHILPARASESDRDYADRDISRSSYAQSISSTSCGSPIIPPRHPKRGLPCTSPGNTGPSVNRQLKPRKPRRTQLDDRAQVMEPTEQNMLLPPRSPPSLPKDLMNKLSGLNLQRPCRRDRQRRQENVECNTPSNSNCLRREQTIQRHSLDLESQLNTDIRLQQRHHIPEESSVKRQQHHEWPQTKDDVEQHDFVPKERPCQTYNEQDWYIGACDRAEAEHALHLVNKNGAFLVRNCSRNTKSEPFVLAVFHDKRVFNVKIRFIDSTSKYVLGTGQSANDMFDSVADIVRFHSIFPVVLINGRNQLANRYQGNCVLTYPITKEVVNQLLE from the exons ATGACCAAACAGAGATATGGTCGCTATAGCAACATGGAGGAGGATGAGTATCATGTCCCTGATAACCATGAAGAAGAGTTCTTGGTGCACATCCTTCCTGCCAGAGCCTCCGAGTCAGACAGAGACTATGCAG ATAGGGACATTTCCAGATCCTCCTATGCTCAGAGTATCAGCTCCACTTCATGT GGCAGCCCTATCATACCCCCACGGCATCCCAAAAGAGGCCTCCCTTGTACTTCTCCAG GAAATACCGGACCTTCTGTCAACCGCCAACTGAAGCCCAGAAAACCAAGGAGGACCCAGTTAG ATGACAGAGCACAAGTCATGGAGCCTACAGAACAG AACATGCTACTCCCACCAAG GTCCCCACCATCCTTACCTAAGGACCTAATGAACAAGCTGTCTGGGCTGAACCTCCAGAGGCCCTGCAGGAGAGA cagacagagaagacaaGAAAAT GTGGAATGCAATACACCCTCAAATA GTAATTGTTTAAGGAGAGAGCAAACTATCCAAAGACATTCACTGGACCTTGAATCTCAACTCAACACAGACATAAG GTTACAACAAAGGCACCATATCCCAG AAGAGTCCTCAGTGAAGcgccaacaacaccatgagtggCCTCAAACCAAAGATGACGTGGAGCAGCATGACTTTGTCCCCAAGGAAAGACCGTGTCAG ACATACAATGAACAAGACTGGTACATAGGAGCTTGTGATCGAGCAGAGGCTGAACATGCCTTACACCTGGTGAATAAG AATGGGGCATTTTTGGTGCGGAATTGCTCAAGGAACACGAAGAGCGAACCCTTTGTCTTAGCAGTGTTTCATGACAAGAGAGTTTTCAACGTTAAAATTCGGTTCATTGATAGCACCTCCAAGTATGTCCTTGGGACTGGGCAAAGTGCCAATGAT ATGTTTGATTCTGTGGCAGACATCGTCAGATTTCACTCCATATTCCCTGTCGTCCTGATCAATGGGAGGAACCAATTAGCTAACAGATATCAGGGGAACTGTGTGTTGACATACCCAATCACAAAAGAGGTTGTCAACCAACTGTTGGAATGA
- the LOC135572078 gene encoding uncharacterized protein LOC135572078, translated as MPEETGTKCILLSCNSLIEWYHAPSTTSHPFTTSPPSTTSPPHPLHHLTPPPPPHLPPPPQPPPPPHLPPPPHTPPTPHPHPLHHLTPLHHLTSLHHLTPSTTSPPSTTSHPSNTSPPPPPHPLHHLTSLHHLTSLHHLNPLHHLTSLHPLTPLHHLTLTPSITSAPPPSSTSAHLHRLTPSTTSHPFTTSPPPPLHHLTPFHPLTPYTTSPPSTTSHPSNTSPPPPPHPHPLHHFTPTPLQHLSPPPPPHPLHHLTPIHHFTPYTTSPPHPLPPSHPLHHLTSLHHLTPLQHLTPSTTSPSPLHHFTPPPSSTSAPSTTSPPPPPHTLSPLHPLHHLTPSTSHPFTTSPPSTTSHPFNTSPPPSHTPSPLHPLHHFTTSPLFHHLTPLHPLHHLTLTSLHHLTPPHSTTSPPPPPHNPSPLHPLHHLTPLPSTTSPPPPPHPLNYLTPPPPHPLHHLTPLQHLTPSTTSHPLNTSPPPPPHPLHHLTPLHHFTPSTTSPPLPSTTSPPPPPHPLNYLTPSTTSPPPPPHTPSTPHPLHHLTPLKHLTPSTTSPPPPPHPLHHLTPSTTSHPFNTSPPPPPHTP; from the exons atgccggaggaaacagggactaaa TGTATCCTGTTGAGTTGTAACAGCCTGATAGAGTGGTATCATGCGCCCTCCACCACCTCACACCCCTTCACCACTTcacccccctccaccacctcaccacctcaccccctccaccacctcaccccccctccaccacctcacctccctccaccacctcaaccccctccaccacctcacctccctccaccccctcacaCCCCTCCAACACCTCACCCTCACCCCCTCCATCACCTcacccccctccaccacctcacctccctccatcacctcaccccctccaccacctcacctccctccaccacctcacACCCCTCCAACAcctcaccccctccaccacctcaccccctccaccacctcacctccctccaccacctcacctccctccaccacctcaaccccctccaccacctcacctccctccaccccctcacacccctccaccacctcacCCTCACCCCCTCCATCACCTCAGCCCCACCCCCCTCCAGCACCTCAGCCCACCTCCACCGcctcaccccctccaccacctcacaCCCATTCACCACTTCACCCCCTCCACCACTTCACCACCTCACCCCCTTCCACCCTCTCACCCCCTACACCACctcacctccctccaccacctcacACCCCTCCAACAcctcaccccctccaccacctcaccctcaccccctccatcacttcacccccacccccctccagCACCTCAGCCCACCTCCACCGcctcaccccctccaccacctcacaCCCATTCACCACTTCACCCCCTACACCACTTCACCACCTCACCCCCTTCCACCCTCTCACCCCCTACACCACctcacctccctccaccacctcacACCCCTCCAACAcctcaccccctccaccacctcaccctcacccctccatcacttcaccccccccccctccagcacctcagccccctccaccacctcaccccctccaccacctcacaCCCTTTCACCACttcaccccctccaccacctcaccccctccacctcacaccctttcaccacctcacctccctccaccacctcacACCCCTTCAACACCTCACCCCCTCCATCTCACACCCCTTCACCACTTCACCCCCTCCACCACTTCACCACCTCACCCCTCTTCCACCACCtcacccccctccaccccctccaccacctcaccctcacctccctccatcacctcaccccaccccactccaccacctcaccccctccaccacctcacaACCCTTCACCACttcaccccctccaccacctcaccccactcccctccaccacctcaccccctccaccacctcaccCCCTCAACTACCtcacccctccaccacctcaccccctccaccacctcacaCCCCTTCAACAcctcaccccctccaccacctcacaCCCCTTAAACAcctcaccccctccaccacctcaccccctccaccacctcacaCCCCTTCACCACttcaccccctccaccacctcacccccactcccctccaccacctcaccccctccaccacctcaccCCCTCAACTAcctcaccccctccaccacctcaccccctccaccacctcacaCCCCTTCAACAcctcaccccctccaccacctcacaCCCCTTAAACAcctcaccccctccaccacctcaccccctccaccacctcaccccctccaccacctcaccccctccaccacctcacaCCCCTTCAACAcctcaccccctccaccacctcacaCCCCTTAA